Sequence from the Zeugodacus cucurbitae isolate PBARC_wt_2022May chromosome 2, idZeuCucr1.2, whole genome shotgun sequence genome:
CCGGAGTTCTGGAATCAAGTGATATTTTCGgatgaaagtaaattttgtatttttggcaTAAAAGGTCGACAAATTGTGTGGCGTAAATCAGGAACTGCCcttgaaaaacaaaatcttGTTGGTACAGTGAAACACGGTGGTGGTGGAATTATGGTGTGGGGTTGCATGGCGGCTGGTGGTGTGGGTCagcttgaatttattgaatcCATAATGGATAAATGGGGTTATTTGaccattctaaaaaaaatttgaaacaaagtgCAGAGAATCTTGGATTATCTTCGACGTTTAGGTTCCAACAAGATAATGATCCGAAACATACTGTTCATTGTTAGACTTTGGCTCTTATACAATGCTCCTAGACagcttaatacatacatattaccaacacaaatacatacatatgtgcatagccAAAATTACATGCTCCTCTACTTAAAACTCTGTCGCGAAACATATTGAacgtatgtaaatacaaaaaaagccaTTTACGCGTACGGCTTTGCAAATttcgcatatatgtacatctacTGAAAGTACAAAAAGTAATACCTGCTTACATACTTAGTCTGTGTCCCGAAACACACCAcaaaataaaccacaaaactaatatttacataagtcAAGTATGGTCGACTTCCTAAACGCAGGTTGCAATGCATATTTACAATGCATATAGTTCCTAAAGTCAATTTctgaattgaatttgaatttctgaCAACGCCTAATGTTCCTAATTAGTTGGCAACTCAGTTTTAAACGCATCAGATGTTTAAAGCGTGCATCAATTTTATTTGGTATGCAGAATAGACAATGGCAGagtatgtaatttttatttattgtaactaatttaaattgTGTTATCATTTCGTTTTATCTTATATTATAGAGAAAAAAAGTGGACACACGAGCGGAAGAagttattaataacaacaagGCTTCGTCATGAAGCAGAATTTTCCGGCAAAAAAAGGAAGAGAAATACAATTTGGGAGTCGATTTTAAGGGAAATGAGGGACGTTGAGAGCTCGTTTCCATTTTCAAGAGATGAAATAGCGAGGTGTTTTCTCAACATAATGGGGACTTATAAgcgtataaaaaaaagaaacagtaCTTCAGGCGAAGCAGCATCCAATTGGGAATATTGTAGTGAAATCGATGAAGTGTTTGGGAGTCGTTCAAGTATTGAAGTGCCATTAGAAATGACCGAGTATTCTATAATTTCATTGGAAAGTCCTTCCACCACAGCAACAATTGACGGAATGGATGTAACACCTACAACATCAGTTAAAAGAAAGAGAAATGACGTAATCGAATTCTTAGAGAAAGAATCCGAAAAGGAAAACGAAGCTATAAATAAGCTTATAAAAATAGAAAGTGAAAgacttgaaattgaaaaagaaaaacttaaagaatTAAAGCAACTACGGGCTTTATTTGAAAACCCAGGatagtttataaataatataaattattactattatataattataagaaatatatatatatatatatgttatagttTTGAAAGTTCCTatcttatgaaataaaatacatttatgttcATGTTATTCAAATTGtggtttttattttagaattgtCGTTTAATTCAGCTTGAAAACAACGCTGCCAGGGcatttcgtttttgttgggcTTCATCTCTTTGCAATGATGGAACACTAACTTCAGATGTTTGGGCCTCCTCTTCGTCCAATTCTATGCAATCAATGTTTTGCTGACCTCCATTGATTATAATCACGTTATGTATTATCATGCATgttaatacaataatttttggaatatgagcgagCTGTAcaccaataaattttaaaattctgaacttttgttttaatatcCCGAACGCCTGTTCAACAAAAACTCGGTAATTGCTTAAAATAGTGTTAAATTTGCTCTGCTGCGATGTTAAAAAACCATTATCCCGATATGGCATCATGAGAAACGTTTCTAGCGGATAAGCTGCGTCGCCTAAGAAGTGGTGATTTGGTGGAATTTTTAATTCACCGCTTACTTGTGCTCTACGAAATGGGCTCCTTTGCCACACTGATGCGTCATGACATCATCCGGGACAGCCGACAAAGACGTCCAGAAATTTCATAT
This genomic interval carries:
- the LOC128919997 gene encoding uncharacterized protein LOC128919997, whose amino-acid sequence is MAEEKKWTHERKKLLITTRLRHEAEFSGKKRKRNTIWESILREMRDVESSFPFSRDEIARCFLNIMGTYKRIKKRNSTSGEAASNWEYCSEIDEVFGSRSSIEVPLEMTEYSIISLESPSTTATIDGMDVTPTTSVKRKRNDVIEFLEKESEKENEAINKLIKIESERLEIEKEKLKELKQLRALFENPG